A window of the Oceanithermus desulfurans genome harbors these coding sequences:
- a CDS encoding MBL fold metallo-hydrolase, which translates to MRIETRAFGPLQASAYLVWSDPERAVLVDPGDEPERLLAWLRESEARPEAVLLTHAHFDHVGAVRAVVEAHDLPVFLHPAARPVYERAAAAAMRWGLFIDPPPAEPLVDLAEGVLAVGPGFEVLHLPGHCPGHVAFYQAEAGAVFSGDLLFAGGVGRWDLPGADLDELKRSIRRLFELPGATRVFPGHGPATALAAERQGNPFVQDWLG; encoded by the coding sequence ATGCGCATCGAGACGCGGGCCTTCGGCCCTTTGCAGGCCAGCGCCTACCTGGTCTGGAGCGACCCTGAACGGGCGGTGCTCGTCGATCCCGGCGACGAACCCGAACGGCTGCTCGCCTGGCTGCGGGAAAGCGAAGCACGGCCCGAAGCCGTGCTGCTGACCCACGCCCACTTCGACCACGTCGGCGCGGTGCGGGCGGTGGTGGAGGCCCACGACCTGCCCGTGTTCCTGCACCCCGCCGCGCGCCCGGTCTACGAGCGCGCGGCCGCGGCGGCGATGCGCTGGGGCCTGTTCATCGATCCGCCGCCCGCCGAGCCGCTGGTGGACCTGGCCGAGGGCGTGCTCGCCGTGGGCCCCGGATTCGAGGTGCTGCACCTGCCCGGCCACTGTCCGGGGCACGTCGCCTTCTATCAGGCGGAGGCGGGCGCGGTCTTTTCGGGCGACCTGCTCTTCGCCGGGGGCGTGGGCCGCTGGGACCTGCCCGGCGCCGACCTGGACGAGCTGAAACGCTCGATCCGCCGCCTCTTCGAGCTGCCCGGGGCCACCCGCGTCTTCCCCGGCCACGGCCCGGCCACCGCCCTGGCCGCCGAGCGGCAGGGCAACCCCTTCGTACAAGACTGGCTCGGCTAG
- a CDS encoding Hsp20/alpha crystallin family protein — protein MALVKREIRPTAELTPFRTWGPMSLFDEFNRLFEETLGDLGRVTAPGTYVAPVDLYETDDALVLEMAVPGLTAEEIDISLEGNKLTIRGEHKPVEDQGVRRYYLQEIPHGTFVRSFTLPVEISSDEVKAEFKNGMLKLTMPKVETARAKRIPISVAQ, from the coding sequence ATGGCTCTGGTGAAGCGCGAGATTCGCCCGACCGCTGAACTCACCCCCTTCCGCACCTGGGGTCCGATGAGCTTGTTCGACGAGTTCAACCGGCTCTTCGAGGAGACCTTGGGCGACCTCGGCCGCGTGACCGCGCCCGGCACCTACGTGGCGCCGGTGGACCTCTACGAGACCGACGACGCGCTGGTGCTGGAGATGGCGGTCCCCGGGCTGACCGCGGAAGAGATCGACATCAGCCTCGAGGGCAACAAGCTGACCATCCGCGGTGAGCACAAGCCGGTCGAGGATCAGGGCGTTCGTCGCTACTACCTGCAGGAGATCCCGCACGGCACCTTCGTCCGCAGCTTCACCCTGCCGGTGGAGATCAGCAGCGACGAGGTGAAGGCCGAATTCAAGAACGGCATGCTCAAGCTGACCATGCCCAAGGTCGAGACCGCGCGCGCCAAGCGGATCCCCATCTCGGTCGCTCAGTAA